AATTTTTCATCCTGGTGGAGGAGACCAAGTCCATAGTCCTGGCTGCGGTCAGGAAGTACCTGGCAAAACGGTACTGTCACGCCATTGACGATGTGGTGCAGGAGACTTATATCAGGGTATACCGGTTCATGGAAAACAACAGCTATGCCGATGAATCGGCGCGCAATAACTGGCTCTACACCGTAGCCAAGAACGAGGCTCTGCGCATGACGGAAAAGCTGAACCGCGAAGAGATGAAGATCCGGAAGATGCAGGTGCAGATAGCAGGTGAGGAGGTACGGAATAACGCCCCGGTGAATCACGACATCATGGATATGGAAGAACTGATATCGCGCATGCCGGGGAAATACCGTGAGGTTTTCGACCTGCTGCTCCAGGGATATACGGAAGCCGAGATCGCCCGCCGGCTGTCCACAAGGCCCGGGACCATCAAGTCGCGGATTCATCGCGGCAGGGAACTGTTGAACAGATCTTTTCATGGGAGGTGATGCATCATGAACAATGAAGAACATGAAAGGCGTTTTGACGAGGCATTGGATCTCCGGGAACGGAGCAGTCTCTGGAGCGCGAAAATCACGGGCCAGGTTTTCAAATCAGTCAGGCCCTCAAAGGGAGAACGGGCTGTTCGGATTTTCTCCTATGCCTTCAGCCTTGCATCGGCGGCCGCGCTGGTCCTGGCCATCATGCTGGGGGCCGGTAATGAAAAGGCATCACAAAATGACGTGTATGCCTACTTTCTGATGGGAAACCAGGGCCTCATCGACGCCTCGTCACCGGCTTTTTACGAGGGTGTCGACCTGTATATTGATTATGCCGCTTCCCTGAAACGGTGACTCCTCTGTCGCCGTTTTCACCGCATTAATATCTTCCATGTAAAAAAAGTGAAACCATCGGATCGATTCGCCGGGTCAATGCATATGTAAGCCGGACAACACGGCATATGCGATACTGATACGGATGCGATGGTATGAAGATAAAAACAAGTTTGTCATTAAGAGCCCTGGCGCTGATGTCCCTGATTTTTTCAAGTCTGTGCCTCTCCTGCATGCTCGAAGAGGATACGCCCTATACCCTGACGATCGACGGGTATAAAGCAAATTTTTACGGCTATTATTACGTCGATGGTGAATTGGTCCGCTCCTTTGAAGGAATTGAGGATTTCACCGATTCAGCCGGCAACACCCATTATTACTATGACCGGGATCTGGAGGAATTCGATTCCATCAAGGTGTATGCCTTTAAGTCCAATGAAAAGTGCACGCTGACCGCATCTATCTGGTCCGCTAACCTGGAAGTGGCCACGGAAACCAGCGGTGAGTATGAGTATGAAAGCTATGACGAAGACACGGACACCTATACTTATAAAATAGCTCTTGATCCGCTGTATTATGAAAGTGACGACGACAGCACCGATGGGGATGAGTGACCATACTGCCCAGCAGCAATTGTTTTAATTATCAATAACAAAAAGGAGAAAGATATGAAAAAGATGTACCTTATGCTTGCCGTTCTGGCGCTTGCCCTTCCGGCCCTCAACGGATTCAGTACTGAAAAGAAGCGTCCCTGTGACGATGATTTTCTGAAGTATTGCGCCGACGCCAGGGATGACCGTGAAGCCATGCGGGAATGTATCGATGAAAACCTGGATAATTTTTCCGAGGCATGCCAGGATGACCTGGAGAAGATGAAACAGAGAATGGAAGAGAGAAGAGAACGCAGAGAGATGAGGGAACGCTGATTTTAACATAGTATCTTCTATAAAGGATATATTATTCAGATCCCCGGCTTTCAACCCCCAAGGTAAGCCGGGGATTTTTTTTATCTTTTTTATCAAAATCACAAAAAATTTTTAAATTCCTGCCGGCCTCCTTCGTGTTATAGATGGGCGGCTAATCGACTGAATCCGCCCCTGCAAACTTATAACAATTTTAATGCAACAGGGAGGAGATTATGAAAAAAAATGTATGTATTCTGGCGGTATTTTTATCGGGCCTGTTTATGGCCTTTACGGCCTGCGGCGGCGAGGGGAGCAGGGGGACGCCCCTTCAGACTGAAGAAGTACAGGACGACGGTGACCTGGTTCTTGGTCCCGACACGGGTGTCGGTTCAGGAAACGGGGAGAATGCGGATCTGCACCCCCTTTTTAATGAAATTCCGGGATATGTCATATCCCGGTCAGCCATGGGAGCCGTTGATCCCGATCCCAGCGGATACACCATCTGTGATGATTATGACGGCGACGGTATTCCCAATGATGAGGAGATAGTGACAAATCCGGCCGTGGCCGATTATCCCCGAATCGTGGCGCGTATAGCTCCCGAAGTGGTTATGGAGATTAAGATCGACAGGACACAGACCGAGGAAAGTTATATCGAATTTTCAGAAAACGATGATTTCAGGGAAACCATCAGCGATAGCATGGAGGACCGGCATTATTCGCAGTTCAATCAGAAGACCACGCCCTATGTAGTCAAGGAGAGCAGCAGTGAAAGCGGAAATTATTCCGAGTCCTACGGTTATGACAACGAGGATGAATATAAGTTTAAGGCAAAAATGTCGGTCGATGTGGCGATCTTCGGCGGCGAGCAGGAAATTTCCGGAGAAGAAAAGACCAGGCGCAGTGAGAACTGGGCGATGGCTGAGGCTTTTTCCAGTTCAAACATGAGCGAAAAAACGGTTTTTGATAAGGTGGATTACTGGGATAATCTGGATCGCGGCGGCATCGCCTTTACCGATGACAAGGTCAGGGCCATGGCCCGTAATTTTCGCAACAACACGAAGCTGAAGGAAACTGGCGTCACGGGCCCCAACGCCGGGGTTGTCTCGGCCAGCCTGTACCTGAAAAATACTACGGTCAACATGCCTGTGAAGATTTCGAATGTCACCTGTTCCCTGTCGTTCAGAACTCCCGGCGGTGAGTATATAGGCGTGAGCACTTTCAAGCTGTTAAATGACGACTTCAGCGATTTTGAGCAGGAGATCTACGGCGACAGCGAGGCCGGTCCTTTTGTCATTGTAGTCAGAGACCTGGATACGGAAAAAGTCAAGAGGGCCCTGGCCAACGGCTATTCCCCGCAGATACACGTGGTGAATTATGACATGCACCGCGTTGAGGATTCCAATTATAATCCCGGTACGAACAATCTCAGGATAGTCGAGGAAACGGCAAAGGGCAGGACGGCCCAGATTAAAATAATCGGCAACGGCGTGCGGGAACTCTACCGCGTTTCCGCTTTTGATGTAGCAGGCGGCGGCGACAGCGGCAATGGTGAATTGTCGGCGGGCATCTCGCTTAAGAAGGCCCTTTTTAATATACTGAGAAAGCGAGCCGGAAACAGGGAAACCTGGAATGACGAGGTACTGACCGTGGACGATGACGGCTTACGCTGGAAGACGGGCAGTGAAAATCATGATTTCCGGACCGGGGTCAACGGCAATGCCTGGGAAATGTTTGAAACGACCGTGAAGACCAGCGTTGATTCCTACAATAATGAACGAAAGATCGAGGTCATAAAACGGATCGGTCAGCTGCAGCAGTATAATCCCTTCAATCCCGAGGACAACCCAGCCTTCAATCCCAATGAACTCCTGGGCGAATCGGAGATCAATAAAATGAAGTACTGGGTCATCCTTCACAATGGAAGATATTTCACCGGCGATATCAATGACCCTATCTGGGCCGGGGAGCGTTATGAAATAATATGCATGGATGTGGGAGACTTCAACCGGCATTTCAGGTCATTCACTTATACGCCCCTCCAGTCGGGAGAGCGGTTTGATATTAATACGCGGTGGAATGAACTTGCCAATGAAAAGGAATTTTCCCGTTCCCTGTACATGGGGAAACTCTTTTCCGGCGAAGTGGTGCATCTCGAGGTCGATCTTCTTGAGTCACGGTTTCTCTTTGGCAAGAATGCAG
This genomic stretch from Spirochaetae bacterium HGW-Spirochaetae-1 harbors:
- a CDS encoding RNA polymerase, with amino-acid sequence MPVMNEREFFILVEETKSIVLAAVRKYLAKRYCHAIDDVVQETYIRVYRFMENNSYADESARNNWLYTVAKNEALRMTEKLNREEMKIRKMQVQIAGEEVRNNAPVNHDIMDMEELISRMPGKYREVFDLLLQGYTEAEIARRLSTRPGTIKSRIHRGRELLNRSFHGR